A genomic window from Populus nigra chromosome 7, ddPopNigr1.1, whole genome shotgun sequence includes:
- the LOC133698124 gene encoding tRNA (guanine(26)-N(2))-dimethyltransferase 2-like isoform X3, whose product MKMAEDLQDYTIIKEGEADILMNVKNQVFFNKAQVNNRDLSIAVLRTFISKRQEEHEAMLSRRTKSTKKASEKDASGPAVEEASTGSALDNEKSNGECEVHEEISQNEPCSISEESVKNTEGNHHGELKPPKVLEALSASGLRALRYAREVEGIGKVVALDNDKASVEACQKNIKFNGSVAISKVESHLADARVYMLTHPKEFDVVDLDPYGSPSVFLDSAVQSVVDGGMLMCTATDMAVLCGGNGEVCYSKYGSYPLRGKYCHEMALRILLASIESHANRYKRYIVPVLSVQMNFYVRVFVRVYTSASAMKNTPLKLSYVYQCIGCDSYHLQPIGRTMSKGSSVRHLPGFGPVVPQGCSDCGKKYNMGGPLWSAPIHDQEWVTSVLEGVKSMKDRYPAFDRISAVLTTISEELPDVPLFLSLHNLCATLKCTSPSAVIFRSAVINAGYRISGTHVNPLGLKSDAPMDVIWDIMRCWEANNKNESSLLSPFDIRKGEKSSRESSSA is encoded by the exons AT GAAAATGGCAGAAGATCTGCAAGATTATACCATTATTAAAGAAGGAGAGGCTGATATACTTATGAATGTTAAGAACCAAGTGTTTTTCAACAAAGCCCAG GTTAACAACAGAGATTTGTCCATTGCTGTCCTGAGGACATTTATCTCCAAACGACAAGAGGAGCATGAAGCAATGTTGTCCAgaagaacaaaatcaacaaaaaaggcATCTGAGAAGGATGCCTCTGGACCTGCTGTGGAAGAAGCATCTACCGGGTCTGCTTTGGATAATGAAAAATCTAATGGTGAGTGCGAAGTGCATGAAGAGATATCTCAAAATGAACCTTGCAGCATCTCAGAAGAATCAGTGAAGAACACAGAGGGAAATCATCATGGGGAGCTGAAACCACCAAAAGTTCTTGAG GCATTGTCAGCTTCTGGGTTAAGAGCTCTACGATATGCTCGTGAGGTAGAAGGGATTGGTAAAGTTGTGGCCTTGGATAATGATAAAG CGTCAGTTGAAGCTTGTCAGAAGAATATTAAGTTCAATGGTTCGGTGGCAATTTCAAAGGTTGAATCACATCTTGCTGATGCTCGTGTATATATGCTCACTCACCCAAAAGAATTTGATGTG GTTGATCTTGATCCTTATGGGTCACCTTCAGTATTTCTGGACTCTGCAGTTCAATCTGTTGTTGATGGTGGAATGCTGATGTGTACAGCAACTGATATGGCAGTGCTTTGTGGAGGCAATGGCGAAGTTTGTTATTCGAA gtatggTTCTTACCCTTTGAGAGGGAAATACTGCCACGAAATGGCTTTAAGGATCCTCCTTGCCTCAATTGAG AGTCATGCAAATCGCTACAAGCGTTACATTGTTCCTGTTCTGTCTGTTCAGATGAACTTTTATGTTCGGGTTTTTGTTCGCGTGTACAC TTCTGCAAGTGCTATGAAAAACACTCCTCTTAAGCTCTCATATGTTTATCAGTGCATTGGTTGTGATTCTTATCATCTTCAGCCTATTGGGAGGACTATGTCCAAG GGTAGTAGTGTAAGACATCTTCCTGGGTTTGGTCCTGTTGTTCCCCAAGGGTGCAGTGATTGTGGAAAGAAATACAACATGGGTGGACCTCTATGGTCTGCTCCCATTCATGATCAAGAATGGGTGACTTCTGTACTAGAAGGTGTGAAATCAATGAAGGACCGATATCCTGCATTTGATCGCATCTCTGCTGTACTGACAACAATATCTGAG GAATTGCCTGATGTTCCACTCTTTTTGAGTCTGCACAACCTCTGTGCAACACTAAAATGCACCTCGCCTTCAGCAGTAATTTTCCGTTCTGCTGTGATCAATGCAGGATATCGTATCTCCGGGACACATGTGAATCCCCTGGGGCTAAAATCTGATGCCCCCATGGATGTCATTTGGGACATAATGAGATGCTGG GAggcaaataacaaaaatgagaGTTCGCTGCTATCACCATTTGATATCAGGAAAG GTGAAAAATCATCCCGTGAAAGCTCAAGCGCCTGA
- the LOC133698124 gene encoding tRNA (guanine(26)-N(2))-dimethyltransferase 2-like isoform X1: MKMAEDLQDYTIIKEGEADILMNVKNQVFFNKAQVNNRDLSIAVLRTFISKRQEEHEAMLSRRTKSTKKASEKDASGPAVEEASTGSALDNEKSNGECEVHEEISQNEPCSISEESVKNTEGNHHGELKPPKVLEALSASGLRALRYAREVEGIGKVVALDNDKASVEACQKNIKFNGSVAISKVESHLADARVYMLTHPKEFDVVDLDPYGSPSVFLDSAVQSVVDGGMLMCTATDMAVLCGGNGEVCYSKYGSYPLRGKYCHEMALRILLASIESHANRYKRYIVPVLSVQMNFYVRVFVRVYTSASAMKNTPLKLSYVYQCIGCDSYHLQPIGRTMSKGSSVRHLPGFGPVVPQGCSDCGKKYNMGGPLWSAPIHDQEWVTSVLEGVKSMKDRYPAFDRISAVLTTISEELPDVPLFLSLHNLCATLKCTSPSAVIFRSAVINAGYRISGTHVNPLGLKSDAPMDVIWDIMRCWVKNHPVKAQAPDQPGSIILAKEPVLQANFARAVASLSKAQAKKVARFLPNPERHWGPKLRAGRQITTKHISLLGPEAVNGHLNHENSEETKAKRPKTGDINDPTSSS; the protein is encoded by the exons AT GAAAATGGCAGAAGATCTGCAAGATTATACCATTATTAAAGAAGGAGAGGCTGATATACTTATGAATGTTAAGAACCAAGTGTTTTTCAACAAAGCCCAG GTTAACAACAGAGATTTGTCCATTGCTGTCCTGAGGACATTTATCTCCAAACGACAAGAGGAGCATGAAGCAATGTTGTCCAgaagaacaaaatcaacaaaaaaggcATCTGAGAAGGATGCCTCTGGACCTGCTGTGGAAGAAGCATCTACCGGGTCTGCTTTGGATAATGAAAAATCTAATGGTGAGTGCGAAGTGCATGAAGAGATATCTCAAAATGAACCTTGCAGCATCTCAGAAGAATCAGTGAAGAACACAGAGGGAAATCATCATGGGGAGCTGAAACCACCAAAAGTTCTTGAG GCATTGTCAGCTTCTGGGTTAAGAGCTCTACGATATGCTCGTGAGGTAGAAGGGATTGGTAAAGTTGTGGCCTTGGATAATGATAAAG CGTCAGTTGAAGCTTGTCAGAAGAATATTAAGTTCAATGGTTCGGTGGCAATTTCAAAGGTTGAATCACATCTTGCTGATGCTCGTGTATATATGCTCACTCACCCAAAAGAATTTGATGTG GTTGATCTTGATCCTTATGGGTCACCTTCAGTATTTCTGGACTCTGCAGTTCAATCTGTTGTTGATGGTGGAATGCTGATGTGTACAGCAACTGATATGGCAGTGCTTTGTGGAGGCAATGGCGAAGTTTGTTATTCGAA gtatggTTCTTACCCTTTGAGAGGGAAATACTGCCACGAAATGGCTTTAAGGATCCTCCTTGCCTCAATTGAG AGTCATGCAAATCGCTACAAGCGTTACATTGTTCCTGTTCTGTCTGTTCAGATGAACTTTTATGTTCGGGTTTTTGTTCGCGTGTACAC TTCTGCAAGTGCTATGAAAAACACTCCTCTTAAGCTCTCATATGTTTATCAGTGCATTGGTTGTGATTCTTATCATCTTCAGCCTATTGGGAGGACTATGTCCAAG GGTAGTAGTGTAAGACATCTTCCTGGGTTTGGTCCTGTTGTTCCCCAAGGGTGCAGTGATTGTGGAAAGAAATACAACATGGGTGGACCTCTATGGTCTGCTCCCATTCATGATCAAGAATGGGTGACTTCTGTACTAGAAGGTGTGAAATCAATGAAGGACCGATATCCTGCATTTGATCGCATCTCTGCTGTACTGACAACAATATCTGAG GAATTGCCTGATGTTCCACTCTTTTTGAGTCTGCACAACCTCTGTGCAACACTAAAATGCACCTCGCCTTCAGCAGTAATTTTCCGTTCTGCTGTGATCAATGCAGGATATCGTATCTCCGGGACACATGTGAATCCCCTGGGGCTAAAATCTGATGCCCCCATGGATGTCATTTGGGACATAATGAGATGCTGG GTGAAAAATCATCCCGTGAAAGCTCAAGCGCCTGATCAGCCAGGAAGCATTATACTCGCAAAAGAACCAGTCCTTCAA GCGAACTTTGCCCGAGCTGTTGCATCTCTTAGCAAGGCACAAGCCAAAAAGGTTGCACGCTTCCTTCCAAATCCTGAAAGACATTGGGGGCCAAAACTAAGGGCAGGTCGTCAAATTACCACCAAGCACATATCTCTTTTAGGTCCGGAGGCAGTGAATGGACATCTTAACCATGAAAATAGTGAAGAGACTAAAGCCAAACGTCCAAAAACAGGGGATATCAATGATCCAACCTCAAGCTCTTAA
- the LOC133698124 gene encoding tRNA (guanine(26)-N(2))-dimethyltransferase 2-like isoform X2 has translation MAEDLQDYTIIKEGEADILMNVKNQVFFNKAQVNNRDLSIAVLRTFISKRQEEHEAMLSRRTKSTKKASEKDASGPAVEEASTGSALDNEKSNGECEVHEEISQNEPCSISEESVKNTEGNHHGELKPPKVLEALSASGLRALRYAREVEGIGKVVALDNDKASVEACQKNIKFNGSVAISKVESHLADARVYMLTHPKEFDVVDLDPYGSPSVFLDSAVQSVVDGGMLMCTATDMAVLCGGNGEVCYSKYGSYPLRGKYCHEMALRILLASIESHANRYKRYIVPVLSVQMNFYVRVFVRVYTSASAMKNTPLKLSYVYQCIGCDSYHLQPIGRTMSKGSSVRHLPGFGPVVPQGCSDCGKKYNMGGPLWSAPIHDQEWVTSVLEGVKSMKDRYPAFDRISAVLTTISEELPDVPLFLSLHNLCATLKCTSPSAVIFRSAVINAGYRISGTHVNPLGLKSDAPMDVIWDIMRCWVKNHPVKAQAPDQPGSIILAKEPVLQANFARAVASLSKAQAKKVARFLPNPERHWGPKLRAGRQITTKHISLLGPEAVNGHLNHENSEETKAKRPKTGDINDPTSSS, from the exons ATGGCAGAAGATCTGCAAGATTATACCATTATTAAAGAAGGAGAGGCTGATATACTTATGAATGTTAAGAACCAAGTGTTTTTCAACAAAGCCCAG GTTAACAACAGAGATTTGTCCATTGCTGTCCTGAGGACATTTATCTCCAAACGACAAGAGGAGCATGAAGCAATGTTGTCCAgaagaacaaaatcaacaaaaaaggcATCTGAGAAGGATGCCTCTGGACCTGCTGTGGAAGAAGCATCTACCGGGTCTGCTTTGGATAATGAAAAATCTAATGGTGAGTGCGAAGTGCATGAAGAGATATCTCAAAATGAACCTTGCAGCATCTCAGAAGAATCAGTGAAGAACACAGAGGGAAATCATCATGGGGAGCTGAAACCACCAAAAGTTCTTGAG GCATTGTCAGCTTCTGGGTTAAGAGCTCTACGATATGCTCGTGAGGTAGAAGGGATTGGTAAAGTTGTGGCCTTGGATAATGATAAAG CGTCAGTTGAAGCTTGTCAGAAGAATATTAAGTTCAATGGTTCGGTGGCAATTTCAAAGGTTGAATCACATCTTGCTGATGCTCGTGTATATATGCTCACTCACCCAAAAGAATTTGATGTG GTTGATCTTGATCCTTATGGGTCACCTTCAGTATTTCTGGACTCTGCAGTTCAATCTGTTGTTGATGGTGGAATGCTGATGTGTACAGCAACTGATATGGCAGTGCTTTGTGGAGGCAATGGCGAAGTTTGTTATTCGAA gtatggTTCTTACCCTTTGAGAGGGAAATACTGCCACGAAATGGCTTTAAGGATCCTCCTTGCCTCAATTGAG AGTCATGCAAATCGCTACAAGCGTTACATTGTTCCTGTTCTGTCTGTTCAGATGAACTTTTATGTTCGGGTTTTTGTTCGCGTGTACAC TTCTGCAAGTGCTATGAAAAACACTCCTCTTAAGCTCTCATATGTTTATCAGTGCATTGGTTGTGATTCTTATCATCTTCAGCCTATTGGGAGGACTATGTCCAAG GGTAGTAGTGTAAGACATCTTCCTGGGTTTGGTCCTGTTGTTCCCCAAGGGTGCAGTGATTGTGGAAAGAAATACAACATGGGTGGACCTCTATGGTCTGCTCCCATTCATGATCAAGAATGGGTGACTTCTGTACTAGAAGGTGTGAAATCAATGAAGGACCGATATCCTGCATTTGATCGCATCTCTGCTGTACTGACAACAATATCTGAG GAATTGCCTGATGTTCCACTCTTTTTGAGTCTGCACAACCTCTGTGCAACACTAAAATGCACCTCGCCTTCAGCAGTAATTTTCCGTTCTGCTGTGATCAATGCAGGATATCGTATCTCCGGGACACATGTGAATCCCCTGGGGCTAAAATCTGATGCCCCCATGGATGTCATTTGGGACATAATGAGATGCTGG GTGAAAAATCATCCCGTGAAAGCTCAAGCGCCTGATCAGCCAGGAAGCATTATACTCGCAAAAGAACCAGTCCTTCAA GCGAACTTTGCCCGAGCTGTTGCATCTCTTAGCAAGGCACAAGCCAAAAAGGTTGCACGCTTCCTTCCAAATCCTGAAAGACATTGGGGGCCAAAACTAAGGGCAGGTCGTCAAATTACCACCAAGCACATATCTCTTTTAGGTCCGGAGGCAGTGAATGGACATCTTAACCATGAAAATAGTGAAGAGACTAAAGCCAAACGTCCAAAAACAGGGGATATCAATGATCCAACCTCAAGCTCTTAA
- the LOC133699551 gene encoding UDP-arabinopyranose mutase 1-like, producing MVEPATDTIAATKLVPLLKDELDIVIPTIRNLDFLEMWRPFFEPYHLIIVQDGDPSKIIKVPDGFDYELYNRNDINRILGPKASCISFKDSACRCFGYMVSKKKYIFTIDDDCFVAKDPSGKAINALEQHIKNILSPSTPFFFNTLYDPYREGADFVRGYPFSLREGAPTAVSHGLWLNIPDYDAPTQLVKPLERNTRYVDAVLTIPKGTLFPMCGMNLCFDRDLIGPAMYFGLMGDGQPIGRYDDMWAGWCTKVICDHLGLGVKTGLPYIYHSKASNPFVNLKKEYKGIFWQEEIIPFFQAATLPKDCTSVQKCYIELSKQVKEKLGKVDPYFDKLADAMVTWIEAWDELNPAGAPAKVSNGKA from the exons ATGGTTGAGCCTGCAACTGATACCATAGCAGCAACAAAGCTTGTGCCTTTGTTGAAAGATGAGCTTGACATTGTTATACCAACTATAAGGAACTTGGATTTCTTGGAGATGTGGAGGCCTTTCTTTGAGCCATACCATCTTATCATTGTTCAAGATGGCGATCCATCTAAGATTATTAAGGTCCCTGACGGTTTTGATTATGAGCTTTATAATAGGAATGATATTAACCGGATTCTCGGTCCTAAGGCCTCCTGTATCTCTTTCAAGGACTCTGCTTGTCGTTGCTTTGGTTACATGGTTTCTAAGAAGAAGTATATCTTCACTATTGATGATGATTGCTTT GTTGCTAAGGATCCATCTGGCAAAGCTATCAATGCACTTGAGCAGCACATCAAGAACATTCTCTCACCGTCAACTCCATTTTTCTTCAACACCCTCTATGATCCTTACAGAGAAGGAGCAGATTTTGTGCGTGGGTACCCCTTCAGTCTTCGTGAGGGTGCCCCTACTGCTGTTTCTCATGGCCTCTGGCTCAACATTCCTGATTATGATGCACCTACTCAGCTTGTCAAGCCTCTTGAGAGGAACACTAG GTATGTGGATGCTGTTTTGACCATTCCAAAGGGCACCCTGTTCCCCATGTGTGGTATGAATTTGTGTTTCGACCGTGACTTGATCGGACCTGCAATGTACTTTGGTCTCATGGGTGATGGTCAACCAATTGGTCGCTACGACGATATGTGGGCTGGCTGGTGCACCAAG GTCATCTGTGACCATCTGGGACTAGGAGTCAAGACTGGTTTGCCATATATCTATCACAGCAAGGCTAGCAACCCGTTTGTGAACCTGAAGAAGGAGTACAAGGGCATCTTCTGGCAGGAAGAGATCATTCCCTTCTTCCAAGCTGCTACTCTTCCAAAAGACTGCACCAGTGTTCAAAAGTGCTACATTGAACTGTCCAAGCAGGTAAAGGAAAAGCTTGGAAAGGTTGATCCATACTTTGACAAGCTTGCTGATGCCATGGTTACTTGGATTGAGGCCTGGGATGAGCTTAACCCCGCCGGAGCTCCTGCTAAGGTTTCCAATGGCAAAgcttaa